The nucleotide sequence CTGATCGAAGGAGATGTCGGCCAGAATGAGGTCGAAGAGGTGAATCAGATCAATAGCGGGGGAAACTACGGTTGGGCGGTCAAGGAAGGCACGTTCTTGTTTAACCGCACCGGCCCCAACGCCGGGACGGACAATCCCGTCAACAGTCCTGGGTCGCCTGCCGGCCTGATCGACCCGATCTTGGAATACGATCACAACGCCGGTAGCGCCGTCATCGGCGGGTTTGTCTACCACGGCTCGCTGCTTCCCCAATTGGAAGGCGATTACATCTTTGGAGACTTAAGCCAAGGTTCGGCGAACGGACGGCTATTCTACTCAAATCTCGGCACGGGCCAGATCAATGAGTTCAAGATGTCGGCGCCGCTCGGCCGGTGGCTCAAGGGTTTCGGCGAGGACGCCAATGGCGAGGTTTACGTGCTTGCGGGCAGTAATGAGGGCCCCTCGGGAACCACTGGCGTGGTCTTGGAAATTACTCCCAGTTCCATTTGGACGGGCGCGGTCAGCACGAGTTGGAACGCCAGCGGCAACTGGACCGGCGTCGTGCCCGGCGCCACCGCCGGCACGACAAATCTCGACACCGCCAGTTTCGTTCAGAGCGCGGTCAGGTCGCCGTTGGCAATCGACGCCGGCCGCAATGTTCAGAACATCGCTTTCACGACCGCGAACGTCAACTCAATGACCATCGGAACGGTCGCCGGCCCGGCGCTGCTGTTGACCACGGGAGGCACGATTCAAACCACATCGACCGTGGTGAATCAGCAGACAATCAATGCGCCGCTAGTGCTCGAAGGGCCCTATTCCTTCATTAGTGGCGCCGCAAGCAGTCTCGCAACGCTGAACTTCGGCGGGGGAATCGCTCCCGGCCCGACGAGCGGCGTCACCACGCTCACACTCGGCGGCAGCAACACAGGCGCGAACGCGATTTCCGGCGCCTTGGCCGATAACGGCGCGGGAAAACTCGCCGTCACCAAGAGTGGCGGCGGCGTCTGGATTCTTTCCGGCGCCAATACGAATTCCGGCGACATAGCCGTCTCGAGTGGCAGGCTGGTATTCAATATCAACTCCGGCTCGCCGACCATCGCAGCCGGTGTCACCGCCACGGTCGCCTCAGGCGCCACGCTCGAACTGGCCGGCTCCGTTTCAGCCTTGGGCGCGGCAGGGGGCAACCGCGTGCATGTCGTGAACAATAGCACGGCCTCAGGTCTCGTAGTTTCCGGCGTCAACCAAATAGTCGGGGCGATCGACGGCAGCGGCGCCACGCGAGTCAATGCGGGGAGCGATTTGACCGCCAACCACATTATTCAAAGCGCGCTGGTTATCGGCGGCTCCGGGGGAAACCCCGGCCGTGTAACGATCAACGCCAGCGACGCCTCGGGCAATCCCCTGATCGACACTTCCGAGAGCATGGTCGGCGAACCGAGTCCAGCCGGACTGATCTTGGCCAATTCGTTGACGACCGGCAGTCCGTTCGGAGCGGGCGGCGTCGGCACCCCGGAGTTGAGCAGCACCGCGGGCGCCG is from Pirellulales bacterium and encodes:
- a CDS encoding PQQ-dependent sugar dehydrogenase, with protein sequence MRVGSWMLSIFFAILCQTAAQAQQNLLPNAIQPGSVRIGLQSIESGLTSPVYATFAPGDPNDLFVVDQTGKINVIHNGVVQPTPLLDIRSIENALPLQSGYDERGLLGLAFSPGFNDPASSGFHTLYTYQSEAAGTATADFGPAAGTLTGGIDHQNVLVQWKVSASNPLVVDTSTRRDLLREDHPESNHNGGTIAFGPDGDLYLAIGDGGAANDIGSGHIASTGNAQSLSVIMGKMLRLDPNGNNSANGKYGIPASNPFVNTASAAKEIYAYGLRNPYRFSFDSATGHLIEGDVGQNEVEEVNQINSGGNYGWAVKEGTFLFNRTGPNAGTDNPVNSPGSPAGLIDPILEYDHNAGSAVIGGFVYHGSLLPQLEGDYIFGDLSQGSANGRLFYSNLGTGQINEFKMSAPLGRWLKGFGEDANGEVYVLAGSNEGPSGTTGVVLEITPSSIWTGAVSTSWNASGNWTGVVPGATAGTTNLDTASFVQSAVRSPLAIDAGRNVQNIAFTTANVNSMTIGTVAGPALLLTTGGTIQTTSTVVNQQTINAPLVLEGPYSFISGAASSLATLNFGGGIAPGPTSGVTTLTLGGSNTGANAISGALADNGAGKLAVTKSGGGVWILSGANTNSGDIAVSSGRLVFNINSGSPTIAAGVTATVASGATLELAGSVSALGAAGGNRVHVVNNSTASGLVVSGVNQIVGAIDGSGATRVNAGSDLTANHIIQSALVIGGSGGNPGRVTINASDASGNPLIDTSESMVGEPSPAGLILANSLTTGSPFGAGGVGTPELSSTAGAADLTALSLGNLPPNGNVSPAPEPSTFALLGIGAMLCGRAVARSVWSACRRHSSRSI